Within the Scomber scombrus chromosome 4, fScoSco1.1, whole genome shotgun sequence genome, the region TTCTCTTCCACAGCTTTGGCCCTGGCGTCCGCTCGGCTCTGATATGAGTTACACAACGACTGCAGACCTGATTCATACTGCTGGAAATACTCTTTCTAAATGGAGAGGAGaatcacataaatacaccagCACTCATTACTTtgaacaagaaaacacacaacagtaaaataacagGTCAACACACACCCAGATCTAACAAGACTTTATATTGTAGACGAGTACAACTGGACACCATCCTGTTCCCAGCAGATACATCCATTCTCTAGTTATTCTATCATTTTCTATCTCTTCTACTTAAGGTTAGATTCTGGTTTGAGGACTATTACATTAAATCATGTATGAACTGTCTCACCAAAGGAAAGGCCACCAATTCCTCAGCTGTCATGCTGTTAACATCATCCTTTGGAATCCGAAAAgcaggaggaaagaagtaacgCAGCATAGTCCTGAAATCATGAGCAGAGTAAACACACCGCAGAGTTGATATTTTTATGAAGAATTATTCAGtacatttacatgaaaacaaGAAACCAAGTTACGCAGGTAATCATCAGAGAACATGTTTACCCCCCTTTATCCCCTACCATCGACCTCAGCATAGCACTCAGAGTCTCAACTTCAAAGCCACACATTTAGAAGTGGAAAAAGACTTATTTAGACTTCTGCTTTGTGTTAGTTTCAGTTTTGGATTGAACTGTTTTAAATATGAGGACAAATTACTACGTGTAATAAATTCTCCTTTCATCCTGCCACTCAGCTGTCACTGGGAAACTTTCTGTCCAAAGTCTTATAATGTCATGCACATGTTCACATGGAAAACTCCAGTTACATCAACACATTAGCCTCACAGGATGCCAGCAAACAAATATTTGCTGTGTAGAGATATAGTGGAGTTACAGTTAGGTacataaatatttggacagtcACACAGTTTTCGTAATTTTGGCTCTGTACACCACCACaatggatttgaaatgaaacaaacaagatgTGATTGAAGTGCAGACTTTCAGTTTTCACTTTAATCAGTCCACTTATTTCAGGGACTCAACAGTAATTGGACAAACTAAATAATCCTAAATaaaaaatttcattttcataaccTTGTTGAGAATCCTTTGCAGGCAGTGACTGCCTGAGGTCTGGAACTAAATGCTGGGTTTCCTTATTTGTGATGCTTTACTAGGCCTTTACTGCAGCTGTCCTCAGTTATTTTTGATTGTGGGTATTTCTGCCTTATTTTTTGTCTGCAGCAAGTGAAATGCATGTTTGATGGGGTTGAGATCAGGTGATTGAGTCATCTGTTGCAGAATATTCCACTTCTTTGCTCGTGGGTTGCCTTCACAGTATGTTTTGTGTCATTGTCCATCTGTACTGTGAAGCGTAGTCCAATGACCTTTGCTGAATTTGGCTGAATCTAAGCAGACAGTCTATCCCTGTACACCTCAGAATTCATCCGGctgcttctgtcctctgtcacatcatcAATAAACACTAGTTGCCTATTGCCATTCCTAATGCTCTTGAGATCTGTGATggaatttttgttgtttttgcagaatAAGGATGACCTGTTTCACTTGCACATTAACTCTGTGCATGTTAGTGAATGTGAATCCCTCCATGTCACCCACGTCTGTTTCCAAGATGGCGGTTATGTCACAAACTTTCTCAAATTACAGCTGAACAgtacactaaaatatgtttcatacacacatttgaaCAGAATCATGatccatatttgatcagcactgcctagcttgacagtttgatctgagtttCATGAGCAGTCGGCTTTCACCCCCTTCAGCTTTACTgaataaatgacacaaacatttatattgGTCTGAGATGTTGGTACTATACtgcgacatctagtggctgaacGTTGTGTAGTACaattttaagaacatttaataaataccGTTACTGGAGAAAGATTATTTAAGGGCATTTAGAACTACTGCCTACTACTGACTTATTGTGGATTTTTAAAGGCCAATATAATAGGAATAATTTGGAGCAGCTTGAAGATGGCTTCCTCCCTGAACCTCATTTcgaaaagaaagcaaaagtcCATATGATAACACAGCTTCATGCATGGctgtcatctcttttttttggtgttgttgttttggatGCACACAAATGAAAGAAGGATGTGACTTTCAATTGTTTGAGTTGGTCAGAGTGATTGGACCTCAGTGTGGACACATATTAATAGCCTACCGGATGTAAATGTAATCAGAAATCATATCTATATATGATCTGGATACGAGaagcattttaatgtaatgtgtaatgggactctttgtgtgtgtgtgtgtgtgtgtgtgtgtgtgtgtgtgtgtgtgtgtgtgtgtgtgtgtgtgtgtgtgtgtgtgggttccAGAGTATGTGCCCTTCCTCAAATAATCTAGAAAGTGTGTAGTAACAACACCAGTTAAATGTAACTGCCTCACCTCAACATGGTGACCAGACTGTCTGTCACCTCTCGACTTGTTCCTGGTTGAGTGGTGTCTGGCTCCATGGGTGCAAGCCCCTTTTCGGTTTCCTGCTGGGTGTCAGGTGTCTGAGAGATTGGAGATGGTGGACGCATCAACCGGACGTCATCACTACCCTTAAACACCCttcacagatacacacacacacacacacacaaagacacacatacaaatacaggATATTCATTAACAGCAATGTACACAAAATGTGCCCAGTATAAATGAATACACATTAAGGTCTTACCATCGGTCTTTAGGGGTGGATCTAGGTACGTAGTCAAACTTTACTTTCCAGCGAAcactctgtttgtttgtctccaCAGCAATGACTTTGCCTGTGTACCATTCCTTATTGACACGTACTTCAACCAACAGACCCTTATCTGTTGAAAAAAAGGATGAACATTTTAGTGGCTTTTGGAGCTTTCTTTTTCCAGTTCTGTGCATGATGCATGTCAGTGTAGACTTGCCTGTCTTCTCACCTTTCTGAGCATTTTTAGTATCATTTTCTGGCTCCTGCTGTGGAGCCTTCTCAGGTgcctgcaaaaacaaaacaatcagtCAGAGAAACGTTGTTTAACCGAAAAGTTTAAGAGTTTAACAGAAAGGACACGCATTCATGTTAAGGAAAGAAGTGGACAGTTTAAGCTGAGAGTGGCATGCTCAGCTGTTAGTTGAAAATAATTGCTTCCATTTCAAGAGAGGGATTGTTAGATAGTCTAATGACCAAACCCCGATCAGATGAAAGATTAGGTTGTCTTGATGGTTAGAAGCTGTGAGAGCAGATGCAGCCCAGCTTTATTTGAAGGTAGTAGAATGAGAGACTGAATAAAGCTACCTTAGCTTTAGCCCCATGCTGTTGCGTAGAAATGGATTTAGGGACAGAGGTTGGCGTCTGCCGTGTAGGACTAGTAACTCCTTTCTTCTCAGGTTGGGAGTGTGTGTTCACCTGTAAGGTCAACAGCAGATGGGCACTGATTGTGGTTCTGTAACTTACTTAGCTATCAAAGAGTGCACgtatttcctcatttccttcactTCATGAGTCTGAAACTGATTTCAGTGACACCATCTTTCCAGCCATTCAAATACTGAAGTAAGCAAATAAAACACTGCTCACTGCAGTTTAGTTCAAAGTCAGATGGCCATtagtgacattaaaaaaatatttgtaattaaGCTTTGCCGGTGCTTTAATGTTCAGTAAATCTTAATACAGTTGAATATCTCAACTGATCAGCAATATGgcagataaacacaaacactctaCAGGCAGAAGACACTTACAGCCTGTATATGCACATATAGGGTAGCATATGTTATAATTACATATTAGTTGCTACCAATTTGTGTAGATACCAATAAAGAGCAGAACATAATTTGAGTTTAGCTATTGGTTTTAAACTTGTGACCAACACGTTATCTGTAATGGATGCAGACTTTTATGGGGATAGGGGGTTGGGTTCTTAGTTGACAACTGCCCTAATTCTGTTCACTCCTGCCTCCTTTTCATTTATTAACTTCCTGGAAGTTAATCCTTGGTGGGAAACAAGTGatacaggaggaggaaaggCAACAAGCAgcggaaaaaacaaacaacacacatctTCACAGCACATTTTACAATCCACCGCACACAGTCTAATTCAAAGCATTAAGTATAAACCTTTTGCTCTTGCTTTGAATGTATTCATAACAAATTGTGTCGTATTTATACCTCGTCCAACTTGCCACGTTTGGAAGGTGGGGACTTCTCTATCACTTTTCCACGGTTACTAGCTGCAGCATTCttagatttttttgtctgtggtTCTTCCTCTTcgctttcctcctcctcttcttcttcttcttcttcttcttcttcttcttcctcctcctcctcctcctcactgtcctCCTGTTCGATTATTCTCTTGCGTTGTCCAGCAGCTGCTGGTTTGGCAGATGATGCTTTGGCAGGTGTCTGTGGAAGGATATAGGTGTTATGCTTTCTTCAATAAAGCCTTCAGTTGACACAGTAAATTGTGGTCCACCAGAAAAGCCCCAATGACCTGTAACTTACCCGTGAGCCACGGCTGGGTGGGGGTGTTTTGGAAATAGCTTTGGGTACAGGCTTTGCTGCAGGTTGAGGAGGCTTCGCTGCAGCTCTGGACCTGGATGGCTCGACTTTGGGTGGCGTAGGGGCAGGGGCGAGTGTTCGGGAGAGGCGCTGAGAAGTGGCACGAGATGGGGGGGCACTCGGGGCATTTTTGAGGTGAGCTGGGAGAGGTGGGGAGCGTGGGCGTGTTACGGACCTCTCTGAAGACCGAGTTGCCTATTGTGACAACATGGAAAAACGAATTCCAAAATGAACTATTTCAGTGGGagaattaataaaaaacacattcaaaatatGCCTCAATATAAATAATCTTATCTAAGACTATGTTTTTTGCTTAATTTGAGGTATGTCATTACATCCTCCAGCTGGTGTTTCTCAGATGGTGGTgcagtctttttgtttttgaggaGAATCATAGTTGTAAGTAATCTGATCTTCAAGTAGGTTAgtgatcattatttttatttctgtttggggttttttaatcTAGGAAAGTatctttattttgaatattaagTTGAATCAAGTTGAAACATTGAAAACATTAGCTATATCCTATTCCTATTACTACATCAAAATGATTTACAAACAGCATTATTGCTAAAACTTCCAGTGATATtatcaaaataaagacattacaGATTCAGAAGAATTCAAGGTGAGCATTAAACTCAAAATGCATTAAACTCTAAATGCATACACTGTGAGGAACGTTTACCTGAGAGGAGCTCTCTGTTGGTTTCATGGTGATTTCCAGTGGTAGCTTCTTCAGATCTGCTGCAGATTTGATGGTTGTGGTTTTCTGAGAGAAGATTATATAATCTATTATGTCCAAGTGTACACAAAACAAAGAGCGACAGAGACACAGATGAGAGATGGATTAAGTACCTGCAAGGCCTGTAGTTTatcctgctgctgtttgattttctctgtcagctctttttgtttgtcttcagCTGTCTGCTTGTCTTTCTTCAGGACACCACATGGCAAATTCTGTCTCTGTTCAGAAGCGTCACacctaaaaagacaaaaaagacaatataCGATATATCATGTGTAGAAACACTACATTCCTCAAAAACGCAGTGACACCTCCATAAAATTACTACATGAATATCCTTAAACTAAATAACATAGCTGAATTGCAGCTTTTATAGACATGAAATATAAAACTGTATTGCATGTGTACCTGTCCTGGGAGCTGTCAGGGTTCATAAGACAAACCCAGCTGTCTGGGTAGCGTTTGTCCACAGCATCCATCTGGAATGGCAATGTCCTCcactttaaacatttatctaaaattaaaaatcagAACCAGAAAGTCAGTGAGAGAGTAAAGTTTGTTGCAGTATGTTGGTTTGTTGAGGTAGAGTATGTGTGACtgtatgttttgtgtatgtACAGATGTGAAACTGACCACACTGAATGGTAAGTGGTATCTCCATGGCGCGTCGTCTCTTGTATCTCGACTCTGATGATGGAGGTGCAGACCAGCTGGCAGACAGATATCCAAACTCATCCCAGAACTTCACAATGCCTTTCTGAGCTGCATAAGACATACATATAATCAGTTTTTCATACAAAAAAGTTCTGTATTTAAACAGAATATATAAAGAACCAGTCAAAAATTtgggaatgggaaggtgtgtccaaactgttgACTGGAACAGTACTTATTCAAGTAAATGATTAAAGTGCATTTTTACAGTGAAttccttcttcttgttccttACTGCAACAATACATTTGCTTACAATTCTGCTCTAGCTTAAATATTACTCTAACTACTTATTTATATTACTATTACCTTCTCTCCCTGTCAGCAAGTCTCTCTCTGACTTGCTGATACCACCTGTATCAAATTGGTTGAAGTTAAGGCTGGTCAATAGCCCCTTAAGGCCTCAGTACACTTTGACAGAGTCTGAAAGCATTCTGAAGTACTACAGTCCTAACATGGTTGTATTTCTTATTTGAATTGTGCAGGTCAGGTGTTGCTAACAAAAGGGGAAAGTGGCAATTCAGAGGAACTCACCGATGTTAGAGTCCTTCCAGTACTGAGCTAGATGTTCCCCCATGGATTTCAGTAAGTGTCGATACTCCTTAGCATCTGCAAAGTCTTGTTTGTTGTGAGTAGGCTCTAGAACTAAATATGGGACATCCACTACTCCAACTACACCTCCACAGGCCCTAATAACAAATACGAACCACATtattataaagacatttttcataGTCATTTTAACATTCTTACTTTTTTTCACTGTCTTTGTTACTTTTTACTCACATGCCTCCCTCCAGCTGGGGTCCTGTCTTCTCATACATCTTGATGAGACGAGAGCAGTTGTATACAAACATCCCATCCAGGTCCCTCTGTTCAATGTTCACTCCAAATATAAAATTCAGCTCCTTGGGCTCCTTTAATGCTCTGAGGGAGAGGACAGAACAGGAGACTGACGAAAAATAGATAAAGCCCAGTAAAGAGCATCTCCTGGAGTGTTCGGTTGGAGGATCTTTTTAAAGCACAAGTTGCTACTCTAACATACAGACATAAACGGAACAATATGAATCTCTGTTTAACAGATCATGAACCGCAAGCCACCATGTCAAGAGAAAATATTGCTATTGAAATCACTGACACAATTACTGTACATTTGAGGCTGCTTCTTTGAATATGGTCTCTAGGCAAA harbors:
- the morc2 gene encoding ATPase MORC2 isoform X2 — protein: MAYSSYSNLSRAQLTFEYLHTNSTTHEFLFGALAELVDNSRDANATRIDIYTEKRPELRGGYMLCFLDDGIGMDPNEATHVIQFGKSNKRSPGSTQIGQYGNGLKSGSMRIGKDFILFTKKGNALTCLFMSRTFHEEEGLDEVIVPLPSWDLKTKEPLTSDPEKYAIETELIFKYSPFKNERQLMEQFNKIESSSGTLVIVYNLKLMDNREPELDVETDHQDVLMAGTPVEGMKPEKRSFRAYAAVLYIDPRMRIFIQGHKVRTKRLSCCLYKPRVYKYSSTRFKTRAEQEVKKADHLAKIAEEKAREAESKRLALEARLGEDLSKDSRAILRKVQDSAMMLRQDAEMKKRILEAKQKALKEPKELNFIFGVNIEQRDLDGMFVYNCSRLIKMYEKTGPQLEGGMACGGVVGVVDVPYLVLEPTHNKQDFADAKEYRHLLKSMGEHLAQYWKDSNIAQKGIVKFWDEFGYLSASWSAPPSSESRYKRRRAMEIPLTIQCDKCLKWRTLPFQMDAVDKRYPDSWVCLMNPDSSQDRCDASEQRQNLPCGVLKKDKQTAEDKQKELTEKIKQQQDKLQALQKTTTIKSAADLKKLPLEITMKPTESSSQATRSSERSVTRPRSPPLPAHLKNAPSAPPSRATSQRLSRTLAPAPTPPKVEPSRSRAAAKPPQPAAKPVPKAISKTPPPSRGSRTPAKASSAKPAAAGQRKRIIEQEDSEEEEEEEEEEEEEEEEEEEEESEEEEPQTKKSKNAAASNRGKVIEKSPPSKRGKLDEAPEKAPQQEPENDTKNAQKDKGLLVEVRVNKEWYTGKVIAVETNKQSVRWKVKFDYVPRSTPKDRWVFKGSDDVRLMRPPSPISQTPDTQQETEKGLAPMEPDTTQPGTSREVTDSLVTMLRTMLRYFFPPAFRIPKDDVNSMTAEELVAFPLKEYFQQYESGLQSLCNSYQSRADARAKAVEEKSNSNEVKLREADEKLQKLRTNIVALLQKVQEDIDINTDDELDAYIEDLLTKGD
- the morc2 gene encoding ATPase MORC2 isoform X1 — protein: MAYSSYSNLSRAQLTFEYLHTNSTTHEFLFGALAELVDNSRDANATRIDIYTEKRPELRGGYMLCFLDDGIGMDPNEATHVIQFGKSNKRSPGSTQIGQYGNGLKSGSMRIGKDFILFTKKGNALTCLFMSRTFHEEEGLDEVIVPLPSWDLKTKEPLTSDPEKYAIETELIFKYSPFKNERQLMEQFNKIESSSGTLVIVYNLKLMDNREPELDVETDHQDVLMAGTPVEGMKPEKRSFRAYAAVLYIDPRMRIFIQGHKVRTKRLSCCLYKPRVYKYSSTRFKTRAEQEVKKADHLAKIAEEKAREAESKRLALEARLGEDLSKDSRAILRKVQDSAMMLRQDAEMKKRILEAKQKALKEPKELNFIFGVNIEQRDLDGMFVYNCSRLIKMYEKTGPQLEGGMACGGVVGVVDVPYLVLEPTHNKQDFADAKEYRHLLKSMGEHLAQYWKDSNIAQKGIVKFWDEFGYLSASWSAPPSSESRYKRRRAMEIPLTIQCDKCLKWRTLPFQMDAVDKRYPDSWVCLMNPDSSQDRCDASEQRQNLPCGVLKKDKQTAEDKQKELTEKIKQQQDKLQALQKTTTIKSAADLKKLPLEITMKPTESSSQATRSSERSVTRPRSPPLPAHLKNAPSAPPSRATSQRLSRTLAPAPTPPKVEPSRSRAAAKPPQPAAKPVPKAISKTPPPSRGSRTPAKASSAKPAAAGQRKRIIEQEDSEEEEEEEEEEEEEEEEEEEEESEEEEPQTKKSKNAAASNRGKVIEKSPPSKRGKLDEVNTHSQPEKKGVTSPTRQTPTSVPKSISTQQHGAKAKAPEKAPQQEPENDTKNAQKDKGLLVEVRVNKEWYTGKVIAVETNKQSVRWKVKFDYVPRSTPKDRWVFKGSDDVRLMRPPSPISQTPDTQQETEKGLAPMEPDTTQPGTSREVTDSLVTMLRTMLRYFFPPAFRIPKDDVNSMTAEELVAFPLKEYFQQYESGLQSLCNSYQSRADARAKAVEEKSNSNEVKLREADEKLQKLRTNIVALLQKVQEDIDINTDDELDAYIEDLLTKGD